ACAGTGCTGCCAGAAATAACCGTAAAGTATCATTTCTCGGTAAATCATTAGAAAGTTCTTTTAATACGGCTCGCAAGCTAGGCTACTTTGATATTAAAGAACAATTGCTGATACCGATCAAAGATGTTGAAAAGTATCCAAAGAATGAAGTTATCATTATTGCGACAGGAACTCAAGGTGAACCGATAGAGGCGCTTGCACAGATGGCGCTTAACAAACATAATATATTGAATATTGAAGAAGGAGATTCAGTATTTATTACGACGACACCTTCATCTAATATGGAAGTTATATTAGGCTCTACCATTAATCATCTTGTGAAAGCAGGTGCGAAAGTTGTGCCTACAAATAAGAAGATTCATGCTTCTGGTCATGGATGTATGGAAGAACTTAAACTGATGCTAAACTTGATGAAACCTACGTATTTTGTTCCAGTTCAAGGTGAATTTAAGATGCAGATTGCACATGCGAAGCTTGCAGCTGAAGCAGGTGTTCTACCTGAGCATATCTTTTTACTAGAAAAAGGCGACTGTCTGAACTTTGATGGTGAGCATATGCTTGCTAATGAAAAGGTAACTGCAGGCAATGTTCTGATTGATGGTATTGGTGTTGGAGATGTCGGCAATATCGTCTTAAGAGATCGACGTCTGCTGAGTGAGGATGGTATATTTATTGCAGTTGTAACTATAGATCCTAAAAATCGTATTATCGCTGCAGGACCTCAAATTCAGTCTAGAGGATTTGTTTATGTCCGAGAGAGCGAAGATCTTCTAAAAGAAGCTGAAGAAAAGGTCAGAGCTATCGTAGAGGATGGATTGACTAAAAATAAAATTGAATGGGCTGAGATTAAGCAGGAAATGCGTGATAAGCTGAGCAAGCTGCTCTACGAACATACAAAACGTCGTCCGATGATTATTCCTGTAATTTCAGAAATTTAAATTATAAATAAACAAGCTATTAATAGCTTGTTTATTTATTTAGTAAGGTAGGTGTCAGTATGGCTGTTAAGAAGAAAACACGTAAGAAAAAACGTAATACAAAGAAGAAGGATAATATGCCTTACCGCTATTTGATAGCTCTTTTGATTATCGGCCTTATCTTTGCCGGTATCTTTCAATTTGGAATTATTGGTGTAGGCATTGATAGTTTATTTACATATTTTACGGGTAGTGCGAGGTTTTATGCTTATATACTGATTCTATTAATAACGATATATTATACTGTAAATCAAAAGATGATACCGCTTAATCGTCGTGTTAATGGCTGGTTATTGATGCTTGTAGCATTACCTTCATTGTTACAGGTAATAGAACATATGTTTAATGGTAAGCCCATTCTGCCGTTATTTAACTCGATTTATGAGCTTCAATCTCGTCCAGGTATTCATTTTTTTGGTGGCGGTATCATCGGATATCTGTATGATATCGTGTTCAGTACATTAATCAGTACTT
Above is a window of Macrococcoides canis DNA encoding:
- the rnjB gene encoding ribonuclease J2 produces the protein MNLVKKENEHIKMTPLGGVGEIAKNMYIVEVDDEMFMLDAGLMFPEDEMLGIDVVIPDINYVIENKAKLKGIFLSHGHVDAIGALKYIMNQIDAPIYGSRLTIALVKDRMKEANINKKIKYYTVNNDSIMRFKNVNVSFFSTSHSIPDSLGIVIHTSHGAIVYTGEFKFDQSLSGSYRPDITKMGQIGDNGVLMLISDSTEAEKPGYNTPENVIESHINDEFAKANGRIIVSCYASNFIRIQQVLNSAARNNRKVSFLGKSLESSFNTARKLGYFDIKEQLLIPIKDVEKYPKNEVIIIATGTQGEPIEALAQMALNKHNILNIEEGDSVFITTTPSSNMEVILGSTINHLVKAGAKVVPTNKKIHASGHGCMEELKLMLNLMKPTYFVPVQGEFKMQIAHAKLAAEAGVLPEHIFLLEKGDCLNFDGEHMLANEKVTAGNVLIDGIGVGDVGNIVLRDRRLLSEDGIFIAVVTIDPKNRIIAAGPQIQSRGFVYVRESEDLLKEAEEKVRAIVEDGLTKNKIEWAEIKQEMRDKLSKLLYEHTKRRPMIIPVISEI